One Candidatus Bathyarchaeota archaeon DNA segment encodes these proteins:
- a CDS encoding adenosine-specific kinase — MELKTVKIEPPKDCNIILGMAHFIKTAEDLYEALVNSVPTIKFGLGFCEASGPCLVRHEGNDEELRRLAAEKALEIGCGHSFVIYLKNAYPLNLLGRIRDVPEVCAIYAATANPLEVVVAETAQGRGILGVVDGYKSKGIETDKDIAERRGFLRKIGYKLS; from the coding sequence GTGGAACTTAAAACCGTAAAAATAGAACCACCCAAAGACTGCAACATAATTCTGGGCATGGCACATTTTATCAAAACCGCTGAAGACCTCTACGAAGCACTCGTGAATTCTGTACCGACTATCAAGTTCGGTTTGGGTTTCTGCGAAGCCTCAGGACCCTGCCTAGTTCGCCACGAAGGCAACGATGAGGAACTGCGGCGTTTGGCGGCGGAGAAGGCTTTGGAAATTGGTTGCGGTCACAGTTTTGTGATTTACCTCAAAAACGCTTATCCGCTTAATTTGCTTGGCAGAATCCGAGATGTACCTGAAGTCTGCGCAATCTACGCGGCGACTGCTAACCCGCTTGAGGTGGTTGTTGCTGAGACGGCGCAGGGCCGAGGTATCCTTGGCGTGGTGGATGGGTACAAGAGCAAAGGGATTGAGACTGACAAAGACATCGCTGAAAGACGCGGATTCCTCAGGAAAATCGGCTACAAACTAAGCTGA
- a CDS encoding threonine/serine dehydratase: protein MVTLEDIQKAQKTIAPYAKVTPLCRSEFLSKLCAGDIYLKLDNLQPTHSFKIRGVMNKLLNLTAKEKERGVVTASAGNHGQAVAFGAKEIGFSAKVVVPTNTPQVKVEGIRRFGADLLLFGANYPESEAKAKEIAQQEGRLYISPYNDDFIVAGHGTAGLEIVEERPEVDVVVVPVGGGGLISGISIAVKSLKPSAQVIGVQSQAVPIMYESLKAGRIIPAHRHEPTTVAEGLSGGIEQNSITFDIAQKYVDRVVLVKEASIRKAVYLLCANEGLVVEGSGVAGAAMLLEKPTEFSGKTVVLMVTGGNIDQSLLKTIIAEQSA from the coding sequence ATGGTTACACTCGAAGATATTCAGAAAGCACAAAAAACCATAGCCCCATACGCCAAAGTAACGCCTCTTTGCCGCTCAGAATTCCTCAGCAAACTCTGCGCCGGAGACATATACCTCAAACTGGACAACCTGCAACCCACCCACTCCTTCAAAATCAGAGGCGTCATGAACAAACTCCTCAACCTCACCGCCAAAGAAAAAGAACGGGGCGTCGTGACAGCTTCCGCAGGTAACCATGGGCAAGCGGTGGCTTTCGGCGCTAAAGAAATCGGTTTTTCAGCTAAAGTGGTTGTGCCAACCAACACGCCGCAAGTTAAGGTTGAAGGGATTCGGCGGTTTGGAGCGGACTTGCTGCTTTTTGGAGCGAACTACCCTGAGTCAGAAGCTAAAGCCAAAGAAATAGCACAACAGGAGGGACGCCTCTACATTTCACCCTACAATGACGACTTTATCGTGGCGGGGCATGGCACTGCGGGTTTAGAGATTGTTGAGGAGCGGCCAGAGGTGGATGTGGTGGTTGTACCAGTGGGTGGCGGCGGCTTGATTTCGGGGATAAGCATCGCCGTTAAAAGCCTAAAACCATCTGCTCAGGTCATCGGAGTCCAGTCTCAGGCAGTGCCAATTATGTATGAATCCCTCAAAGCGGGACGAATCATCCCAGCGCATAGACATGAACCCACAACCGTCGCCGAAGGACTCTCAGGGGGCATAGAGCAGAACTCCATCACTTTTGACATCGCCCAAAAATACGTGGACCGAGTTGTCTTGGTTAAAGAAGCCTCAATAAGAAAAGCCGTCTATCTGCTCTGCGCCAATGAAGGTTTGGTAGTGGAAGGTTCAGGTGTGGCGGGAGCCGCCATGCTTTTGGAGAAACCAACAGAATTCAGCGGCAAAACTGTGGTTTTGATGGTGACAGGCGGCAACATCGACCAGTCGCTACTCAAAACCATAATCGCAGAACAATCAGCTTAG